From one Syntrophales bacterium genomic stretch:
- a CDS encoding GAF domain-containing protein translates to MDVIRYLLKRNEEIALGFQRIEERFARAPDIVRLFSSWISGMMEVFAIPFVWVSILNEDRTFSIFNTLEQSPFLRERLNRVDADYFLELLGGDVKPVLANGNLKSFYRLLPPRNKYFIRSIAVVPIESSGSVVGSINHGDFLPDRYDPAMDVSLLQNLAYRFSMRLTDLCRGIS, encoded by the coding sequence ATGGATGTTATCCGTTATCTTTTAAAGAGGAATGAAGAAATAGCTTTAGGTTTTCAGCGGATAGAGGAGCGATTCGCTCGGGCTCCCGATATTGTTCGGCTGTTTTCGTCCTGGATTTCAGGCATGATGGAGGTTTTTGCAATTCCATTTGTCTGGGTCTCTATTTTAAACGAGGACCGGACCTTCTCCATTTTTAACACACTGGAACAATCACCTTTTCTCAGAGAAAGGCTAAACAGAGTGGATGCAGATTATTTTTTGGAGCTTCTTGGGGGTGACGTGAAACCCGTATTGGCAAATGGTAATCTTAAGAGCTTTTATAGACTTCTACCACCCCGGAACAAATACTTCATTCGTTCGATAGCTGTTGTACCGATTGAGAGTTCTGGATCGGTGGTGGGAAGCATAAATCATGGGGATTTTCTCCCGGATCGCTATGATCCCGCTATGGATGTAAGTCTGTTACAGAATCTTGCTTATAGGTTTTCAATGCGTCTGACCGATCTTTGTCGAGGGATTTCCTGA
- the efp gene encoding elongation factor P gives MVTTMYTASDLRKGLRIKIDGDPHVIVDFNFVKPGKGQALYRCKLKNLITGAQYERNFRSIDVFEPADLQEKKMQYLYEEEGNYWFMDTETFEQICLTEDQIGDAKNFLVENLEVEVLLFENRPLGINLPNFVDLTVTVAEPWVKGDTVAGKTKPVTLQTGYVIQVPPFVEAGDKIRVDTRTGEYITRVKD, from the coding sequence ATGGTAACAACTATGTACACAGCAAGCGATCTCCGCAAAGGATTGAGAATCAAAATTGATGGTGATCCTCATGTGATCGTAGATTTTAATTTTGTAAAACCGGGGAAAGGTCAAGCCCTCTACAGATGCAAACTTAAAAATTTGATTACAGGAGCCCAATATGAACGAAACTTCCGTTCCATAGACGTTTTCGAACCAGCGGATCTTCAGGAAAAGAAAATGCAGTACCTATATGAGGAAGAGGGAAACTATTGGTTCATGGATACGGAAACTTTTGAACAGATCTGTTTAACAGAAGATCAGATAGGTGACGCTAAGAATTTCCTTGTGGAAAATCTCGAAGTTGAGGTGCTACTGTTTGAAAACAGACCCCTTGGAATCAATTTACCCAACTTTGTGGATCTCACAGTAACCGTTGCCGAACCCTGGGTAAAAGGTGACACTGTTGCTGGAAAAACAAAGCCTGTAACTCTTCAGACGGGCTACGTTATTCAGGTTCCTCCATTCGTAGAAGCGGGCGACAAAATCCGGGTGGACACTAGAACCGGTGAGTACATAACCAGAGTTAAAGACTGA
- a CDS encoding HD domain-containing protein gives MVKKNTFIKDIKADDRIADFFICTEKNTSYNQKGNLYLSLRLRDKTGELEGKVWNDAEQLEKLFRKGDVVFVQGRAVRYRDSIQINVTHVRRAESEEVDPADYLKTVQDDRNIMMNEIMNYVAQISSPHLRRLAELIFTDEQTRNKFMNAPAAKSFHHSYIGGLLEHTLSVVRLVDIVSRHYKNISRDLLIAGALFHDIGKIQEFTYERIIDYSSEGRLIGHIIMGLEIIEGKIKEIEDFPEDLALELKHIIISHHGLLEFGSPKRPKTVEALIVHYMDDMDSKVKAFQESINDVKDEDSDWTPYHRLLERYIYRK, from the coding sequence TTGGTAAAGAAAAACACCTTCATAAAGGACATTAAGGCGGATGATCGGATCGCCGACTTTTTCATCTGCACTGAGAAGAATACAAGTTATAATCAGAAAGGAAATCTCTATCTGAGCCTCCGCCTTAGAGATAAAACAGGAGAATTAGAGGGAAAGGTCTGGAATGACGCGGAGCAGCTGGAGAAACTTTTCCGAAAAGGGGACGTTGTTTTTGTCCAAGGACGTGCGGTCAGATACCGTGATTCAATCCAGATAAACGTAACACACGTCCGCCGAGCAGAATCCGAAGAGGTTGATCCCGCCGATTATCTAAAAACTGTTCAGGATGATAGAAACATTATGATGAACGAAATCATGAATTACGTCGCCCAGATCTCCTCACCACACCTCCGTCGTTTAGCGGAACTCATCTTTACGGATGAACAAACGAGAAACAAATTTATGAACGCTCCCGCTGCGAAAAGTTTTCACCACAGCTACATCGGGGGTTTGCTCGAACACACTTTGTCAGTTGTTCGCCTCGTGGATATAGTATCTCGTCACTACAAAAATATCAGCAGAGATCTCCTTATAGCAGGTGCCCTTTTCCATGACATCGGGAAAATACAGGAGTTTACCTACGAAAGAATAATAGACTACTCGAGCGAAGGACGGCTGATAGGACATATAATTATGGGATTGGAGATCATTGAGGGTAAAATAAAGGAAATTGAAGATTTTCCTGAAGACCTCGCCCTTGAACTAAAACACATCATAATAAGTCACCACGGACTTCTCGAATTCGGTTCCCCCAAGAGACCCAAAACTGTAGAAGCCCTCATTGTCCACTATATGGACGATATGGACTCCAAAGTCAAAGCATTTCAGGAATCGATCAACGACGTTAAAGATGAGGATTCTGATTGGACCCCCTATCACCGCCTTCTGGAGAGGTACATATACAGAAAGTGA
- a CDS encoding rubrerythrin family protein gives MGRSIKGTETERNLLKAFAGESQARNRYTYFASEARKAGYEQIAAIFLETADNEKEHAKVFFKYLEGGEVNIEASFPAGVIADTKANLLAAAEGERLEWSILYKGFAEVARKEGFDEIARSFEEIAKVEMFHEERYRKLIENMEKNRVFSRSEEVKWHCRNCGYIFVGKEAPVQCPSCFHPQAFFEILAENY, from the coding sequence ATGGGTCGGTCTATAAAGGGGACGGAGACGGAACGGAATCTTCTCAAGGCTTTTGCAGGGGAATCACAGGCCCGAAACAGGTATACCTATTTTGCCAGTGAGGCGAGGAAAGCAGGTTATGAGCAGATAGCAGCCATATTTTTGGAGACGGCAGATAACGAAAAAGAGCATGCAAAAGTTTTTTTCAAATATCTCGAAGGGGGAGAGGTAAACATTGAAGCTTCTTTCCCAGCGGGAGTGATCGCTGATACAAAGGCAAATCTTCTTGCTGCTGCAGAGGGTGAGCGTTTAGAATGGTCCATTTTGTATAAAGGGTTCGCTGAGGTGGCGAGGAAAGAAGGTTTTGATGAAATTGCCCGCTCGTTTGAAGAGATCGCCAAAGTGGAGATGTTCCACGAGGAAAGATATCGAAAGCTAATAGAGAATATGGAAAAAAATCGGGTTTTTTCTCGTTCGGAGGAGGTCAAATGGCATTGCCGCAATTGCGGATACATCTTTGTTGGTAAAGAGGCTCCTGTTCAATGTCCGTCATGTTTCCATCCACAGGCTTTTTTTGAGATTCTTGCGGAGAACTACTGA
- a CDS encoding secondary thiamine-phosphate synthase enzyme YjbQ yields the protein MKTYRKELWFHIPTRRGFVNITPQVRQCVKESGIREGLVLVNAMHITASVFINDDEPGLHQDYERWLEELAPHEPTSRYLHNRTGEDNGDAHLKRQIMGREVVVAITDGELDFGPWEQIFYGEFDGRRRKRVLVKIIGE from the coding sequence GTGAAAACTTATAGAAAGGAACTGTGGTTTCACATACCCACCCGTAGGGGGTTTGTCAATATAACTCCTCAGGTTAGACAGTGTGTGAAAGAGAGTGGTATACGGGAAGGGCTTGTGCTGGTTAATGCTATGCATATAACAGCTTCTGTGTTTATAAATGATGATGAACCTGGGTTACATCAGGACTATGAACGCTGGCTAGAAGAGCTAGCTCCCCATGAACCAACTTCACGTTATCTCCATAACAGAACAGGTGAGGATAATGGGGATGCCCACCTAAAGAGGCAGATTATGGGACGGGAAGTTGTAGTGGCAATAACGGATGGTGAACTGGATTTTGGTCCCTGGGAGCAGATATTCTACGGAGAATTCGACGGGAGGCGGCGTAAAAGGGTGCTTGTGAAGATTATTGGAGAGTGA
- the lexA gene encoding transcriptional repressor LexA, with product MKRNTLESVSAEIRSFFMRNRRMPTYQEMMEILGVRSKSVVHHWVSKLIAQGKLKRDERGHLIPSGSLFAIPVFGAIHAGFPSPEDEALRDIISLDEYLINQPETSFLLQVTGDSMIDAGIMEGDLVIVERGRIPKSGDIVVAEVDGEWTVKYFRKKGQNVYLEAANPHYPPIKPKNELRLAGVVTALVRKYHI from the coding sequence ATGAAGAGAAATACGCTCGAGAGTGTTTCCGCGGAGATCAGGTCCTTTTTTATGAGGAACAGACGGATGCCCACATATCAAGAAATGATGGAAATTCTTGGAGTTCGATCGAAAAGTGTCGTTCATCACTGGGTTTCCAAACTTATAGCCCAAGGTAAACTCAAAAGAGACGAAAGAGGACACCTGATCCCTTCCGGAAGTCTCTTTGCCATACCCGTTTTCGGAGCCATCCATGCGGGTTTCCCCTCCCCCGAGGATGAGGCGCTCCGCGACATTATCTCCTTAGACGAATATCTCATAAACCAACCGGAAACCTCATTCTTGCTCCAGGTAACAGGTGATTCTATGATAGATGCAGGAATCATGGAGGGAGATCTGGTGATCGTAGAAAGAGGACGCATACCTAAAAGCGGGGACATAGTCGTTGCAGAAGTCGACGGAGAGTGGACAGTGAAGTATTTTCGCAAAAAAGGGCAAAATGTTTACCTCGAAGCGGCCAACCCACATTACCCCCCCATCAAACCCAAAAACGAACTCCGCCTCGCCGGTGTTGTTACAGCACTTGTAAGGAAATACCACATATGA
- the epmA gene encoding EF-P lysine aminoacylase EpmA, with the protein MDVLWHLNRKVDFLLIRAKILRAIRDFFDQAGYLEVETPILIPAPAPEIHIDPVPSRSWYLQTSPELNMKRLLAGGLHRIYQICHCFRDGERGQFHLPEFTMLEWYQEQGNYKHLMEECERLIIHIADRLCLGEELSFGGERINLIPPWDRLSLREAFQMFAPLTLEEAINSETFDEVLLEFIEPNITKSKPVFLYDYPLFTAPLAKAKENDPLCCERFELYIAGLELVNGMTELTDPLEQKKRFIICENKRRHLGKHPLPMPETFLRDLSAMPASAGAALGVDRLVMLFTGARTIEEVVAFPPELL; encoded by the coding sequence GTGGATGTATTGTGGCACCTGAACCGAAAGGTTGATTTCCTCCTGATAAGGGCAAAGATTCTGCGGGCCATAAGGGATTTTTTCGATCAAGCTGGCTACCTGGAGGTGGAAACCCCCATTCTCATACCAGCGCCAGCACCCGAAATTCACATCGATCCTGTGCCTTCCCGTTCGTGGTACCTCCAGACATCACCTGAGCTAAACATGAAACGCCTTCTCGCCGGTGGATTACATCGCATATACCAAATCTGTCACTGCTTTCGGGACGGAGAAAGGGGGCAATTTCATCTTCCAGAATTCACAATGCTCGAGTGGTACCAGGAACAAGGTAACTACAAACACCTCATGGAAGAATGTGAGAGATTGATCATTCATATAGCAGATCGCCTGTGTCTTGGCGAGGAACTCTCTTTTGGAGGGGAAAGAATAAACCTCATACCACCCTGGGACCGCTTATCTTTAAGAGAAGCCTTCCAGATGTTTGCTCCTTTAACACTTGAGGAGGCCATAAATTCTGAAACATTTGATGAAGTTCTGCTGGAATTTATAGAACCAAACATCACGAAAAGTAAACCGGTCTTTCTCTATGACTATCCCCTCTTTACCGCACCACTCGCCAAAGCAAAAGAAAACGATCCCCTCTGCTGTGAACGATTCGAACTGTACATCGCCGGTTTAGAACTTGTGAACGGAATGACAGAACTTACCGATCCTTTAGAACAAAAAAAACGTTTTATTATCTGTGAAAACAAACGTCGCCACTTAGGGAAACATCCTCTACCTATGCCTGAAACCTTCTTACGGGATTTGTCAGCCATGCCAGCATCAGCAGGTGCTGCTCTCGGGGTGGATCGTTTGGTCATGCTGTTTACAGGGGCAAGAACAATAGAGGAAGTTGTAGCCTTTCCTCCAGAATTGCTATAG
- a CDS encoding MFS transporter, which produces MLHIFCKQVDRKTTFIYRRMLINPGGQKINKKLSSHFNSRGFWIICGAFLTLAINYGTRYSFGVFLKPMTEELGWSRSCISFGASLNMLVYSIFSILTGHLIDLMPPRWIITVGSSIAAMSFCLTAFVEKPITFYLLYGFLLGMSSASMGVVVVNSYVGKWFSENRGTAIGIATMGISAGTIILTPLASLITNHLSWREGFIILGMITITVGVVVSQLLMSKNPPSVDATDNKSSFRNKPTFSQLLKDNRFVILALCFCLAIMSLMATFVHQIAFAVEKGIENMIAASSLSVTAFAGLVGQLIFGLISDRIRDPKYAAAVGFITMALGTLILIQVKSAFHLLCFALIFGFGYGSLAPMMPILLADRFGHGAMGTIYGYVTLFIGIGGATGPFIAGLIYDLTRSYTYVWWLNAIIFALVSFLILNLKRQTGMEKNPKTSP; this is translated from the coding sequence ATGTTGCACATTTTTTGCAAACAGGTTGACAGAAAAACAACCTTCATTTATCGACGGATGCTAATTAACCCTGGAGGGCAAAAAATTAATAAGAAGCTCTCATCTCACTTCAATTCTCGGGGATTCTGGATTATCTGTGGCGCTTTCCTTACACTTGCCATCAATTATGGTACCCGTTACAGCTTCGGTGTATTCCTGAAACCCATGACTGAAGAGTTAGGCTGGTCGCGATCGTGTATTTCGTTTGGTGCATCACTCAACATGTTGGTCTACTCCATTTTCAGCATTCTAACAGGACATCTTATTGACCTAATGCCTCCCCGTTGGATCATAACAGTGGGGTCTTCTATAGCGGCTATGAGCTTCTGTCTCACCGCTTTTGTGGAGAAACCTATAACCTTCTATCTCCTCTATGGATTTCTACTCGGGATGAGCTCGGCCAGCATGGGTGTTGTTGTGGTCAATTCATACGTAGGCAAGTGGTTTTCCGAAAATCGAGGAACAGCTATTGGGATTGCTACAATGGGTATAAGTGCTGGAACCATTATCCTTACACCCCTGGCTAGCCTCATCACTAACCACCTAAGCTGGCGAGAGGGTTTTATCATCCTCGGAATGATAACGATAACTGTAGGTGTAGTTGTTTCACAGCTTCTCATGAGCAAGAACCCACCTTCGGTCGATGCAACCGATAATAAATCTTCTTTCAGAAACAAACCTACCTTTTCTCAACTGCTAAAGGACAACCGATTTGTTATTCTTGCTCTATGTTTCTGCCTCGCGATTATGTCCCTCATGGCGACATTTGTGCACCAAATAGCTTTTGCTGTGGAAAAGGGGATTGAAAACATGATCGCTGCTTCCTCTCTGAGTGTTACCGCTTTTGCAGGACTTGTGGGTCAATTAATTTTTGGTCTAATAAGTGACCGCATAAGAGATCCTAAATATGCAGCAGCAGTTGGTTTCATAACGATGGCGTTAGGGACACTCATTCTAATACAAGTAAAGAGTGCCTTTCATCTTCTCTGTTTTGCCCTTATCTTTGGCTTCGGTTACGGTTCCCTCGCCCCTATGATGCCCATCCTGCTTGCCGATCGGTTCGGCCATGGTGCAATGGGCACCATCTACGGTTACGTTACGCTCTTCATCGGCATAGGGGGGGCTACCGGTCCCTTCATCGCCGGGTTAATCTACGATCTCACACGTTCTTACACATACGTCTGGTGGTTGAATGCTATCATATTTGCACTCGTTTCCTTCCTCATCCTTAACCTAAAACGACAAACTGGTATGGAAAAAAATCCTAAAACGTCCCCGTAA
- a CDS encoding KamA family radical SAM protein: MTISKDDIPPERWSNWKWQFKNRVSSFDHLCKLLPINGKDLLEIENVIKHYPISITPHYFSLIREPIHRDPIFLQCVPQKEELDQEDRFTDDPLEERYHMPVPGLLHRYPDRCLIITTNICAVYCRYCNRKRLWKNEKKTITAAQLKEIVQYIREKPGIREVILSGGDPLIMNDEKLDRVLFSIKKISTVEVIRIGSRIPVTLPMRITEELTSLLKKYRPLWFNTQFNNPREITPEAAEACERLVMAGIPLSCQTVLLRGINDNPDTLKELFYNLQRLSVRPYYLFHPEPVKGTRHFQVPLRKGIEIMDKLRREISGLSLPLYVLDTYKGKIPLSPHLLRGLYP, translated from the coding sequence ATGACGATTTCAAAAGATGACATCCCTCCCGAAAGATGGTCCAACTGGAAGTGGCAGTTCAAGAACAGGGTATCTTCCTTTGATCATCTTTGCAAACTTCTCCCAATAAATGGTAAAGATCTTTTAGAAATCGAAAATGTGATCAAACACTACCCCATTTCAATTACACCCCACTACTTTTCCCTGATCCGGGAACCCATACACAGAGATCCCATTTTTCTCCAGTGTGTACCCCAGAAGGAAGAACTGGACCAAGAAGATCGATTCACGGATGATCCTCTGGAAGAAAGGTACCATATGCCCGTACCAGGACTTCTCCACAGATATCCCGATCGTTGTTTAATCATAACTACAAATATCTGTGCAGTGTACTGCCGCTACTGTAATCGCAAACGTCTATGGAAAAACGAAAAAAAAACGATCACAGCAGCGCAACTGAAAGAAATAGTGCAATATATAAGAGAAAAACCAGGTATAAGAGAGGTAATCCTCTCAGGGGGTGATCCACTAATAATGAATGATGAAAAACTGGACAGGGTACTTTTCTCCATTAAAAAAATCTCCACTGTAGAAGTCATAAGAATTGGATCTAGGATCCCCGTAACATTACCCATGAGGATTACCGAGGAACTTACATCGTTACTCAAAAAATACCGACCACTATGGTTCAACACTCAATTCAACAACCCCCGGGAAATTACACCCGAGGCAGCAGAAGCGTGTGAACGCTTAGTAATGGCAGGCATACCCCTATCCTGTCAAACGGTTCTCCTCAGAGGCATCAATGACAACCCAGACACCTTGAAAGAGCTTTTCTACAATCTCCAACGCTTATCTGTGAGACCCTATTACCTTTTCCATCCAGAGCCAGTGAAGGGGACGAGACATTTCCAAGTACCTTTAAGGAAAGGAATAGAAATAATGGACAAACTTCGGCGCGAAATCTCCGGGCTCTCTTTGCCACTTTATGTCCTGGACACATACAAAGGGAAAATACCACTCAGTCCCCATCTACTGAGAGGTCTGTATCCCTAA
- the xth gene encoding exodeoxyribonuclease III translates to MLIATYNVNSIRSRLPVVIDWLEKHSPAVFCLQETKVEDGKFPHEVFESLGYSVVFRGEKRYSGVATVSLKKPDFVSTGFDDDGPPDEDRLIRTDFGDLTVINVYVPQGQDVESHHFQYKLKWFKRLRSYLERHFSPTGLVAICGDLNVAREPIDVHDPKRLLGHVDFNPEVWAVYDLLLEWGLVDLFRKFHPGEKGQFTFFDYRVPHAVERGLGWRVDHILTTKLLAERATGCWIDLEPRLAKKPSDHTVLAAHFSLG, encoded by the coding sequence ATGCTCATAGCTACTTACAACGTTAACTCCATTCGCTCACGACTGCCGGTGGTTATTGACTGGCTAGAGAAGCACTCACCGGCGGTATTCTGTTTGCAGGAGACTAAGGTGGAGGATGGGAAGTTTCCCCACGAGGTGTTCGAGTCGCTTGGCTATTCTGTTGTATTTCGTGGAGAGAAACGCTACAGTGGTGTAGCTACTGTTTCGTTAAAGAAACCGGATTTTGTGTCTACAGGTTTTGACGATGATGGTCCACCGGATGAGGATCGATTGATCAGGACTGATTTTGGTGATCTCACTGTGATAAATGTTTATGTTCCCCAAGGACAGGATGTGGAAAGCCACCATTTTCAGTACAAACTAAAGTGGTTCAAGAGGCTGAGAAGTTATCTCGAGAGACATTTTTCTCCTACGGGTTTGGTTGCTATCTGTGGTGATCTTAACGTAGCGCGGGAACCCATCGATGTTCATGACCCGAAACGTCTTCTTGGCCATGTGGATTTCAACCCTGAGGTCTGGGCGGTATATGACCTTCTATTGGAATGGGGTTTGGTTGATCTCTTCCGTAAGTTTCATCCAGGTGAAAAGGGACAGTTCACTTTTTTTGATTACCGTGTTCCCCATGCAGTTGAAAGGGGATTGGGCTGGCGTGTTGATCATATATTGACAACTAAGTTACTCGCAGAACGCGCAACTGGATGTTGGATTGATCTAGAACCTCGACTGGCAAAAAAACCTTCGGACCATACGGTGTTAGCCGCACACTTCTCTCTGGGATAG